The Arachis ipaensis cultivar K30076 chromosome B03, Araip1.1, whole genome shotgun sequence region TTCTGTATAGCAAGAAACTTCTCCCTTCCTTCAGGGTTTTTGTCAGGATGATATTTCATAGCAAGTTTTCGATATTGTCGCTTTAACTTTTCCTCGTCAATATTTTCAATTTGCTTTGATAAGCTAGATGTTTCATCTGATACCTCCGAAGAGTGCTTTTTATTTACATCATCACCAGATACATCCTCCAAGGATATTTCAAGGATCTTGCAAGCTGCTTCTTCAGAAAGATCCATAGGTTTTCTCGTCAACTCTTCACGCCACATTACAAGTAAGGACTGCAGAAACTCTACATGCTCAACAATAGGCCAATTTGGAAAGCGGATCTCATCGCATAGATTCCTCAGGTAATAACGATGACACCACATTTCATCTCTAAGTTCAGGGTATGTAACTGGAGGCATTGGGGCATAGTCATATAAAACATGGCAATGCTGTGACAATTTCTGTGGAAAATCACCAAGGTGTTGCAAAACCTGATAAAGACAGTGAACAGGGATATATTGAACCGCATGAACAATATCGGAAAGGTAGTTTGGGAAGTACACTTGTATTCTATAAAAATATACACATCAGATCTTAATTTGTAATACCTGACGTATTAAATTTTCTGCCCTCATTTTATGAGTCCATATTATCTCAGGAGTGTCAGAATCAGATACCATTGCTGCAGCAAATGCTGCTGGACCACTGCGCTCCAATACATACAACAAAGATTCAGGAAGAAGTCCACCAAGAACACTACGTTTTGCCAAAGGCAATGAAGTTGAAACCGCAGCCTCTTCGCCACCATGAAATGCTTGGTGGACATGGGTGACAGCAAAGAGTTGCCCAATTGAAAGTAGATTAGATCCTGGATAAGCCAGTGCAAAATAAAATGCACCGGTGCTGTATAGACGTATCATGGCTTTGGGATTCCTGGTAACAATGGCCTTCAACAATGCAGCAGCTGCCTCAACAATACTTGGTTCCCCAGAGAGAATGGCCTGAATTCATAAAACAACCCACCCCCCAACACACACACAACGAAAGagggaaaaaatgaaaagaaaaataaaaactagattaaaatattatattaatgaATTATTTGGAAgggtagaaaatactaaaaatcaACTGAAACCATACTATCACATAGCAAACAACTTGAACTAAATATGATAAAGTTAACAAGCAATGAGACAATTCCTATAATCTTTGAGAAAGAAATTTTATTATAGTAGTATATCAGAACAAACATATTTTCATACATGGCCAAATAATAAGGAAAAACCTTTAAAGTACCTGTGCAATGTGAGGAAGGCAACGTGGACTTGACAAGATTCGTTTTACTCTAGGAGTTGGAGTAACAATTTCTCCAGCATCATCTAAATCTGAATGTGCAGACACCATGCTATGCAATATGGACAAAGCTGCATCTCCAACCTGAAGGCAAGAACCATGGTCAGGAAAGCACCATGAAAATATAATGAAAGCATAAATAAGACATATACATGTTCCAAGAGAAATGACATCTTTCCAGCTAGCAACATGCCAATTTTCAGAAGAATATAACAGGCACAGAAACTTgaggtttaaaaaaaaaaattgcttcATCTAAGAAGGTTGGGTAATTTTTTGCAAATGTAAGCAAGTTAAAGATAGAATTGTAATTGGTAAATAAGTTATTATAGGAGATTGAAGATAGTGGCACTGGCACCTAAACATATGTTGCTTTTCTCATTAGATTTTTTGTaccaaagataaataaataaataaattcaagtCATCAAGAATAATAAGTAAGGTTTCAGTTCATGAAAGATTAATAGCATAAAAAAAACCAATTCATGCCACATATCATGATATCAGACAAGATATAATCAAGAATTCGAGATAGAGAAAAATATTTACAGAACAATTGATGTTTATATGAATATAACATTATCTTCCACCAAAGATGATGGCTCTACCTGAGGTGGGGTAAGGACAGGAACTCTAAGGGCAAGTGCCCAGCGAAGCTCACGAATATCACGCAACTTCTTCCAATCTAGCATCCCAGAGGCCCAACACCTTGTTGTCCAATCAATAGCCTTCTTGGACCATAACCTTCTAATAGCATCTTTTTCCACAGGTCCAATTTGAGCACCTTCTCTGTCGATATACATCCATTCCTTGAGTGGCTCCATGAAAGCCGTAGCAgcaatcaaatttgattgcaaagGAATAGCTGTCCTCTCCGAAGCTTCATGGACCACTGTAAGAAGATCGACAGCTAATACACAGCCTCCAACTAGAACACAAGCCTCTACATTAGCTAAATCCTTCATCAAAGCCTGAAATTGAGTTAAATTAACTTTGAGTAGAGCTAGTAAAGTGAAATcaccaaaaggaaagaaaaaacaaGAAAGAATAAGTAGATTAAATTTACAAAGAccttcaaaagaaaaagaagtctGTGTCTCAGAGCTCTGTCATCTGTCCTGTCCAGGAGAACAGTAATGTGAGCAGTGCCTGAAAAAGGACCAACAGTCTTGTAGTGCTGCTCATATACAATTGCCATTGCCCTTGCACAAAGCTCTCTCACTGATGAACCACCACCGCCACCAAAACCATCTAGTCTACCCATATCACACCAATCATCTGATGCACCTAGTTCATCAGGAACAGCCCCATCTACAGTAAGCCCTGTGTCTGCATCACATAAAAAACGATGGTAAAGTGCTCTAAAGAAAGCATCTGGATCACGCAACGGGAAGTCTTGTGCCCTGCCACCACTGCCACTCTCAAGCAGGAGACGCAGATAATATTGGCCCACACAAACTTCTTTTGACAGGCTTGGGTAACGAACGGAAAATTCAGCATAGTTCCAAGATATTTGCGGGACATTCTCAATCCCTGTTGCCATTTCAAGGATAGCACCCCCAGGAACAATATCTTCAGTACGCTCTTTTTCAACATCTAGTTTATGGACTTCAGCTTGCAAAGATTCTCTTAACTCTTGCCTAGTACGCTCATTCCAAATCAAATCTGCACGATTGTGATCAAGACCAAACGCTCGCCAGAATTCAGGCCAGTTACATAGAAGCCGACCAGAACCCACGGGAGTGTTCTCCACCACAACTTGAGCAGGAGCTGGAACATCTGCATTCTGCAAGCCAACTGCATTGCCATCAGGATCAACTGAATTTGATAAATCAGGTACCTTTGCTTCATTTGAGTTTGCAGATGGACAAGTAGCTGAGGCCACAACAGTTGAATACCCATTTTGTGTGACTGCTGTAGGAGATCCACTGGACAAATTTTCATTAGTATGAACAACAGAAGATTGAATATCTGAAGCCTGTCCAGAGCTTGGCTCAAGAGCAGCTCTATGGTAGTTGTCTGAGCCCCTAATAATGGCACTCCCTGTCTGCCTACCCGAATCTGAAACATCAAAATTATTAGCTGAAGCAAAGGGTTGTTCTTGAGAGGTTAGTCCTCTCCCGATGCGACTTTTCCTCTGCTGAAGTAAGCGTCTTTTTCTTCTCCCAATTGATGACTCCTCTTGATTCGTTTCTTCATCTTGAACTCCATCAGAGCGTGTATGCAAATAAGCAACAAGTCCAGGAGGCAGAATTCGAGACAATAGCTCCAAAGCGGGTTGATAGGAATCCGCCCAAAGAGCAACAAGTTGTCGACTAACTTCACGGCGTTCACCAGCAGGAAGGAAAAAAGCGTGCAATAAATGCCTCAACAAAGCACCATCACGCAGAGAAGCCTCTCGCATGGACTCCGCAGCAATAGCATCTTCTTCAGCAATTGATCGCATAATAACAGCTACTGTTTCTCTAACACTTTCGGCAGGATGACCAAATAGTGCAAACAAACGACGCTTTAACCCAGCAACTTGGCGCAACAACTCAACAAAAACATTATATTGAGTAGTTTCCCCAAGTGGATCACAAATCATAGCCTCGAGCACTTCAACCACAGCCATTGACAGCAAAGGTGATACTGACATAGGCTTCAATCTGTTGACAAGAATAATGACATAACTCTGATTAGCAAACAATACTGACTTCGTATGCATAATTGTTGCGTGCCACTCTCCTTTAGAATCCATCACATTAGCATCACCAGGCCCACCACCAATGAGTGCTGCAACAAGCCCGGCAGCCTCCGATGCAACACCCTCTGAACCATTTCTAAGCAAACCCATTATCCTTCCAACTGCTGCTGGAAAAGACATCACGTGTGATGCGGCACTTCTTGATGCAAGTAGTCGATGTAAACAAGCAATAAAACCCATCACAGTTGCAGCAGCTTTTGGTGACGGGGGTGGCAAAGGAGGAGATTCTGGAGGAAGATTTGAGGCCGCAGGAAGCATAGTAATCAAGGCCATCAAGGTAACCTCTGGCACTTCAATGTTTAAAGGCACACCAGTAAAAGGTATACATGCATTGAACTCCCTTATTCTTCGCCATAGTTTAGCTCTTGATCCAGGAATGGAACCACCTTCAGCAACAGCATCCTTGGCAGCAGCTGCTAAATGTTTCAAATGCATTGAAGCACTTTCAGCATCAGCAACTGGCTTTTGCTGACCATATTGCAAATAAACTCTTCCACAGGGAGGATCAATCCGGTGACCAGGCATTGTCAGCCTTGGCAATACAGGTATGGCACATTGACCCTGCACAAAACATCACCAAAAGTCAAAGATGCACTTAGACAATGCAGGATTTctttattttggaaaataaaaatataccatATAGCCATTTGCTTCAGTATGGTAAAATGTTTAAAATTGATATGAAGATTCTAAGCAATAAACTAGCAAATGAACTGCCATACTTTACTTCCATCTATACATGCCATAGTAGGAAAATTCTTAACCAAGATGAGATACATCTACCTACTTCAGTTTGAATTGCATCACGAACAGCTGCAAGTAAGCTATCGCGAGATGTGCTTGCATAAACCTACAATCAGTACCATACAAATGAGAAATTTCAGAGCATAAAATTTCATAATTGCAGTAGCATAACATCGCTTACATGGATAGGACATCCATCACTGAATTCAACTGCAAACATCTGGGGCTCTTCAGCAAACCGAACAAGGGCGCTTACTGAAGACAAAGGACGAACAGTAACAGCCTGCACACATCTAGTGAAAATTCTCAATATATGATATAAGCTTTCCAAGTAAAAATCATCTTACATGGAGATAGAAATGTACTGATATAAAGCAGTTCAGTCAGATACGTATAAAGACTACATAAAACTATTGATATACACAAAACTGTACATTAATTGAACTTGTATAAAACTTCCATTCTTCCATAAATTCTATTTTGCCCTGGACAAAAAAAGAATGATGCTTCTTGCTACATGACAACTTAAATATGTAGGCTCCTAACAATACACAAAATAGGGGGTCAAGAAATCTGCATGTACTTCAAATTATAAAAAGCTGATACTGTTTGTGTTATTCTAGATAAAATCAGAACTAAATTCCAGAAACTAGTTGTGCAACTCAATGCATACATTCTTGTGTCAGAAGTTGATAGATTTCCCAAAGCATTTACACACATTTTTCTATATTACTAGTTGTCTTAACAAATGCGTCACTTACTTCGTAATTCTCAGGACGCCTTTCCACGAGTGACACTTTTGTAAGAATGAGCTGTCGAGATACAGCATCACCATGTTCACCAAGTCCTCCTTTCGGACCAACTCCTAAGCTCAATCCTGGAACGTTCAGAGTTCCATGGGCAGCAGAACGCAACCTAGTTACAGACCAACCTCCCAAAGGGGTATCTTCGGCTCCAACTGCCTCTTTTGCTGCATTAGATTTATACGCTTAAGgttaaaaaaccaaaaaacaaaagaaactcACTACAGGCAATAAATAATTCAAATGTGGAAGGAAGATTAATGATGTCATAATTATAACTGGATACCCCTTTGTTTTATATACTCAGAGATTGTAAGAGTTTGGGAACTCTCCACAGACAAGGACAACCCAACAGTGGATTTTGCAGTTTTTGTCTGCAATAAAAATTACTCTGTTACTACTGCTGATATGTTAAGTTGTGTTACAAGACAATACATAAATCATCGcattatctcaatatcaaatggTAACATGAATTAAGATGCCAATATCTAGGAGAACAATTGTTTAGGCTTAAAGAACATCATCATACCAAGTTTGCAATAATAGCTGAATTAGTGCACCCAGAGGCAGCTTGGAAAGCTTTAGATTTCCTTCCATATAAAGGGCAAAGGATAAAACCACTCCCATGATCAACATTTTTCTTACCAAATGCATCACAAAGAATAATAATTGCAGGAGAATCCATGTCTCTAAAATCCAAGCACCAGCGAAGGTCACCAGATTTTGTGTCAATAAGTTCAACACCAACATAAGTTATCTTAAGTTTCTGTAAGTGTCAAGAATCATACAAAGATAATTAGTTTCACAGCATATacatttctttttctgtttttttctttgcatttttataCAGCGAAGCTCATCACACACTTTATCAAGCATATAAAAATTCAATCAGATTTTTAGAAAAGCATCAGcaactctctctttttttcttcccCCCCCCCCCTATCTTGTGCAATCCTANNNNNNNNNNNNNNNNNNNNNNNNNNNNNNNNNNNNNNNNNNNNNNNNNNNNNNNNNNNNNNNNNNNNNNNNNNNNNNNNNNNNNNNNNNNNNNNNNNNNNNNNNNNNNNNNNNNNNNNNNNNNNNNNNNNNNNNNNNNNNNNNNNNNNNNNNNNNNNNNNNNNNNNNNNNNNNNNNNNNNNNNNNNNNNNNNNNNNNNNNNNNNNNNNNNNNNNNNNNNNNNNNNNNNNNNNNNNNNNNNNNNNNNNNNNNNNNNNNNNNNNNNNNNNNNNNNNNNNNNNNNNNNNNNNNNNNNNNNNNNNNNNNNNNNNNNNNNNNNNNNNNNNNNNNNNNNNNNNNNNNNNNNNNNNNNNNNNNNNNNNNNNNNNNNNNNNNNNNNNNNNNNNNNNNNNNNNNNNNNNNNNNNNNNNNNNNNNNNNNNNNNNNNNNNNNNNNNNNNNNNNNNNNNNNNNNNNNNNNNNNNNNNNNNNNNNNNNNNNNNNNNNNNNNNNNNNNNNNNNNNNNNNNNNNNNNNNNNNNNNNNNNNNNNNNNNNNNNNNNNNNNNNNNNNNNNNNNNNNNNNNNNNNNNNNNNNNNNNNNNNNNNNNNNNNNNNNNNNNNNNNNNNNNNNNNNNNNNNNNNNNNNNNNNNNNNNNNNNNNNNNNNNNNNNNNNNNNNNNNNNNNNNNNNNNNNNNNNNNNNNNNNNNNNNNNNNNNNNNNNNNNNNNNNNNNNNNNNNNNNNNNNNNNNNNNNNNNNNNNNNNNNNNNNNNNNNNNNNNNNNNNNNNNNNNNNNNNNNNNNNNNNNNNNNNNNNNNNNNNNNNNNNNNNNNNNNNNNNNNNNNNNNNNNNNNNNNNNNNNNNNNNNNNNNNNNNNNNNNNNNNNNNNNNNNNNNNNNNNNNNNNNNNNNNNNNNNNNNNNNNNNNNNNNNNNNNNNNNNNNNNNNNNNNNNNNNNNNNNNNNNNNNNNNNNNNNNNNNNNNNNNNNNNNNNNNNNNNNNNNNNNNNNNNNNNNNNNNNNNNNNNNNNNNNNNNNNNNNNNNNNNNNNNNNNNNNNNNNNNNNNNNNNNNNNNNNNNNNNNNNNNNNNNNNNNNNNNNNNNNNNNNNNNNNNNNNNNNNNNNNNNNNNNNNNNNNNNNNNNNNNNNNNNNNNNNNNNNNNNNNNNNNNNNNNNNNNNNNNNNNNNNNNNNNNNNNNNNNNNNNNNNNNNNNNNNNNNNNNNNNNNNNNNNNNNNNNNNNNNNNNNNNNNNNNNNNNNNNNNNNNNNNNNNNNNNNNNNNNNNNNNNNNNNNNNNNNNNNNNNNNNNNNNNNNNNNNNNNNNNNNNNNNNNNNNNNNNNNNNNNNNNNNNNNNNNNNNNNNNNNNNNNNNNNNNNNNNNNNNNNNNNNNNNNNNNNNNNNNNNNNNNNNNNNNNNNNNNNNNNNNNNNNNNNNNNNNNNNNNNNNNNNNNNNNNNNNNNNNNNNNNNNNNNNNNNNNNNNNNNNNNNNNNNNNNNNNNNNNNNNNNNNNNNNNNNNNNNNNNNNNNNNNNNNNNNNNNNNNNNNNNNNNNNNNNNNNNTTCGGGGCCCGGGGCCTTCCCTCCCCCTAAATATAAAAATCGTTGTCGTCTAAATTACTTGAAAAATGCAAGACACGTTCACATCCTCAAACTTCACCATAACCAGCAGctaaaaatataaaacatatgACGACTAAAAACCAACAATCATACACCCTTCACCATCCCAATCAAGATGCAGCCATGCATTACACCATAAGTAGCAACCAAAACAGCGTGCCCAGAATAACTTACAAAAGGAACCCATTGAGACGCCCGCCGTCGAAGATGCAGCACCGGGAACTCAGCCACCGGCGCCAACCTATTCCACCTTATCCGATGCATCTCTGTCAGAATACTCGCCCTATACCTCGACGAGAACTTTATCGCCTTGAACTTCCCCCTTCCATCGGTTCTCACGCTCACACTGAACTCATTCGAATTATCGTCACGTCCAAGGACCGGCGCGGCACCCTCGAAATCAGTGGCGACGTCGTATGAGTTCGTAACAGAGAGCGAGGACGGGTCGAGCGTGACAATGGAGACGCTGGATACGCACAGTATCCGCTTATACCGGCCGCGCCAGGAGTGCTTCACGACCATGTACNNNNNNNNNNNNNNNNNNNNNNNNNNNNNNNNNNNNNNNNNNNNNNNNNNNNNNNNNNNNNNNNNNNNNNNNNNNNNNNNNNNNNNNNNNNNNNNNNNNNNNNNNNNNNNNNNNNNNNNNNNNNNNNNNNNNNNNNNNNNNNNNNNNNNNNNNNNNNNNNNNNNNNNNNNNNNNNNNNNNNNNNNNNNNNNNNNNNNNNNNNNNNNNNNNNNNNNNNNNNNNNNNNNNNNNNNNNNNNNNNNNNNNNNNNNNNNNNNNNNNNNNNNNNNNNNNNNNNNNNNNNNNNNNNNNNNNNNNNNNNNNNNNNNNNNNNNNNNNNNNNNNNNNNNNNNNNNNNNNNNNNNNNNNNNNNNNNNNNNNNNNNNNNNNNNNNNNNNNNNNNNNNNNNNNNNNNNNNNNNNNNNNNNNNNNNNNNNNNNNNNNNNNNNNNNNNNNNNNNNNNNNNNNNNNNNNNNNNNNNNNNNNNNNNNNNNNNNNNNNNNNNNNNNNNNNNNNNNNNNNNNNNNNNNNNNNNNNNNNNNNNNNNNNNNNNNNNNNNNNNNNNNNNNNNNNNNNNNNNNNNNNNNNNNNNNNNNNNNNNNNNNNNNNNNNNNNNNNNNNNNNNNNNNNNNNNNNNNNNNNNNNNNNNNNNNNNNNNNNNNNNNNNNNNNNNNNNNNNNNNNNNNNNNNNNNNNNNNNNNNNNNNNNNNNNNNNNNNNNNNNNNNNNNNNNNNNNNNNNNNNNNNNNNNNNNNNNNNNNNNNNNNNNNNNNNNNNNNNNNNNNNNNNNNNNNNNNNNNNNNNNNNNNNNNNNNNNNNNNNNNNNNNNNNNNNNNNNNNNNNNNNNNNNNNNNNNNNNNNNNNNNNNNNNNNNNNNNNNNNNNNNNNNNNNNNNNNNNNNNNNNNNNNNNNNNNNNNNNNNNNNNNNNNNNNNNNNNNNNNNNNNNNNNNNNNNNNNNNNNNNNNNNNNNNNNNNNNNNNNNNNNNNNNNNNNNNNNNNNNNNNNNNNNNNNNNNNNNNNNNNNNNNNNNNNNNNNNNNNNNNNNNNNNNNNNNNNNNNNNNNNNNNNNNNNNNNNNNNNNNNNNNNNNNNNNNNNNNNNNNNNNNNNNNNNNNNNNNNNNNNNNNNNNNNNNNNNNNNNNNNNNNNNNNNNNNNNNNNNNNNNNNNNNNNNNNNNNNNNNNNNNNNNNNNNNNNNNNNNNNNNNNNNNNNNNNNNNNNNNNNNNNNNNNNNNNNNNNNNNNNNNNNNNNNNNNNNNNNNNNNNNNNNNNNNNNNNNNNNNNNNNNNNNNNNNNNNNNNNNNNNNNNNNNNNNNNNNNNNNNNNNNNNNNNNNNNNNNNNNNNNNNNNNNNNNNNNNNNNNNNNNNNNNNNNNNNNNNNNNNNNNNNNNNNNNNNNNNNNNNNNNNNNNNNNNNNNNNNNNNNNNNNNNNNNNNNNNNNNNNNNNNNNNNNNNNNNNNNNNNNNNNNNNNNNNNNNNNNNNNNNNNNNNNNNNNNNNNNNNNNNNNNNNNNNNNNNNNNNNNNNNNNNNNNNNNNNNNNNNNNNNNNNNNNNNNNNNNNNNNNNNNNNNNNNNNNNNNNNNNNNNNNNNNNNNNNNNNNNNNNNNNNNNNNNNNNNNNNNNNNNNNNNNNNNNNNNNNNNNNNNNNNNNNNNNNNNNNNNNNNNNNNNNNNNNNNNNNNNNNNNNNNNNNNNNNNNNNNNNNNNNNNNNNNNNNNNNNNNNNNNNNNNNNNNNNNNNNNNNNNNNNNNNNNNNNNNNNNNNNNNNNNNNNNNNNNNNNNNNNNNNNNNNNNNNNNNNNNNNNNNNNNNNNNNNNNNNNNNNNNNNNNNNNNNNNNNNNNNNNNNNNNNNNNNNNNNNNNNNNNNNNNNNNNNNNNNNNNNNNNNNNNNNNNNNNNNNNNNNNNNNNNNNNNNNNNNNNNNNNNNNNNNNNNNNNNNNNNNNNNNNNNNNNNNNNNNNNNNNNNNNNNNNNNNNNNNNNNNNNNNNNNNNNNNNNNNNNNNNNNNNNNNNNNNNNNNNNNNNNNNNNNNNNNNNNNNNNNNNNNNNNNNNNNNNNNNNNNNNNNNNNNNNNNNNNNNNNNNNNNNNNNNNNNNNNNNNNNNNNNNNNNNNNNNNNNNNNNNNNNNNNNNNNNNNNNNNNNNNNNNNNNNNNNNNNNNNNNNNNNNNNNNNNNNNNNNNNNNNNNNNNNNNNNNNNNNNNNNNNNNNNNNNNNNNNNNNNNNNNNNNNNNNNNNNNNNNNNNNNNNNNNNNNNNNNNNNNNNNNNNNNNNNNNNNNNNNNNNNNNNNNNNNNACTCCCTTCACCATCCCAATCAAGATGCAGCCATGCATTACACCATAAGTAGCAACCAAAACAGCGTGCCCAGAATAACTTACAAAAGGAACCCATTGAGACGCCCGCCGTCGAAGATGCAGCACCGGGAACTCAGCCACCGGCGCCAACCTATTCCACCTTATCCGATGCATCTCTGTCAGAATACTCGCCCTATACAACTTTATCGACTTTATCGCCTTGAACTTCCCCCTTCCATCGGTTCTCACGCTCACACTGAACTCATTCGAATTATCGTCACGTCCAAGGGCACCCTCGACGGAGGACGAGCGCGCGGCGACAACGCCAGCGGAGGCAGATTCCATGATGGGCGGAGGACGGAGGTGGACGGGGCGGTTGAGATCGGAGGCGTAGCGGGTTACGGATTCGACCTGGGGGAGGTAGGCGAGAGTGGGGACACGTGGCGCATGCTGAAGGCTGCTGAGGAAGGACCAGAATCCCTGCTGCTGATGCTGCTGCTGCCGCGAGGAGTAGTACAATAGTGCTGCCGCCTCCGCCGGGGTTCGGTGAGGCCGAGACTGATTCGCCCCCAGCTCTGAAAATTTGGGGAGAGAGATTTTACATTCAATTCGGTCGTTTTCAGATCGAATCGAAAACCCTAACTAATCTGCGATTGGTTCAGCGAATGCGAAAATAATCCGAATCGGAATTACGGGACTGGAGAATAAGAGCGGATGTTTATGCAGGTGAATCAGAGAAACCGCATGGCGAAAATTGAATCCAAGATAGAGATCAAGGAGAAGTTTGGCCGAAACGGAgcgaaagagagagagagtagtgGAAAGAGGGAAGGATAGCGATGATCCCACGGACCGCATCTGACTACTTAGGATGACGTGGCGTGCTCTTATTTGTTAACACCGAAACCGACTTTCGGAGTTAATACTTTCACATTTTGTgatatttcattttaatttacatttactgttaagaaggaaaaaaaaagaatttacacCTATTAATAAGTTATAATTCAAATGGTATTAGTTTTTCATATTCATTTAAGANNNNNNNNNNNNNNNNNNNNNNNNNNNNNNNNNNNNNNNNNNNNNNNNNNNNNNNNNNNNNNNNNNNNNNNNNNNNNNNNNNNNNNNNNNNNNNNNNNNNNNNNNNNNNNNNNNNNNNNNNNNNNNNNNNNNNNNNNNNNNNNNNNNNNNNNNNNNNNNNNNNNNNNNNNNNNNNNNNNNNNNNNNNNNNNNNNNNNNNNNNNNNNNNNNNNNNNNNNNNNNNNNNNNNNNNNNNNNNNNNNNNNNNNNNNNNNNNNNNNNNNNNNNNNNNNNNNNNNNNNNNNNNNNNNNNNNNNNNNNNNNNNNNNNNNNNNNNNNNNNNNNNNNNNNNNNNNNNNNNNNNNNNNNNNNNNNNNNNNNNNNNNNNNNNNNNNNNNNNNNNNNNNNNNNNNNNNNNNNNNNNNNNNNNNNNNNNNNNNNNNNNNNNNNNNNNNNNNNNNNNNNNNNNNNNNNNNNNNNNNNNNNNNNNNNNNNNNNNNNNNNNNNNNNNNNNNNNNNNNNNNNNNNNNNNNNNNNNNNNNNNNNNNNACAAAtacattataaataaataattatgtaaacgaataataaaaattacttcATAGGTTACGTCATTAATTTCTTTAACTATATTGTAAGaaaaatatcaataaattatcgttaaaaaaataaaatagtcaAAAGTTGCAAATTCTTATACAATTCTTATAAAcacataaatataataaaacaCCAAAAGAgtaacatataaatataataaacatataGCATAATAAGTCAAGGAGAACAAAAATTTATACAAATCTGCCAAACCAGATTCTGGTTCAAGAATTCACCAAAACATGTTTCTATGTAATTCGAAACAGTGCAATTCGAACTCCAAATTCATATAATTTGAATCAACATGATTCGAACTACGTTGACATGCACACACCCATGTAATTCGAATCCATCTTATTCGAATTACACACTAATAGTAATTCAAATCAGAGTGATCCTAAGTAATTCGAATTTGACTGATTCGAATTATTCATGGTAAAATTTGAATTatactgttaaaaaattaataatttattaaaaaaattaataatttaaaaattaaaaaaatatatattttatttcatacgttaaaaaaaagctaaaaatTTAAAGATACAACTAATTAGCTATATTAACTGCATAGCC contains the following coding sequences:
- the LOC107630420 gene encoding dnaJ homolog subfamily C GRV2 isoform X1 is translated as MHRIRWNRLAPVAEFPVLHLRRRASQWVPFKLKITYVGVELIDTKSGDLRWCLDFRDMDSPAIIILCDAFGKKNVDHGSGFILCPLYGRKSKAFQAASGCTNSAIIANLTKTAKSTVGLSLSVESSQTLTISEYIKQRAKEAVGAEDTPLGGWSVTRLRSAAHGTLNVPGLSLGVGPKGGLGEHGDAVSRQLILTKVSLVERRPENYEAVTVRPLSSVSALVRFAEEPQMFAVEFSDGCPIHVYASTSRDSLLAAVRDAIQTEGQCAIPVLPRLTMPGHRIDPPCGRVYLQYGQQKPVADAESASMHLKHLAAAAKDAVAEGGSIPGSRAKLWRRIREFNACIPFTGVPLNIEVPEVTLMALITMLPAASNLPPESPPLPPPSPKAAATVMGFIACLHRLLASRSAASHVMSFPAAVGRIMGLLRNGSEGVASEAAGLVAALIGGGPGDANVMDSKGEWHATIMHTKSVLFANQSYVIILVNRLKPMSVSPLLSMAVVEVLEAMICDPLGETTQYNVFVELLRQVAGLKRRLFALFGHPAESVRETVAVIMRSIAEEDAIAAESMREASLRDGALLRHLLHAFFLPAGERREVSRQLVALWADSYQPALELLSRILPPGLVAYLHTRSDGVQDEETNQEESSIGRRKRRLLQQRKSRIGRGLTSQEQPFASANNFDVSDSGRQTGSAIIRGSDNYHRAALEPSSGQASDIQSSVVHTNENLSSGSPTAVTQNGYSTVVASATCPSANSNEAKVPDLSNSVDPDGNAVGLQNADVPAPAQVVVENTPVGSGRLLCNWPEFWRAFGLDHNRADLIWNERTRQELRESLQAEVHKLDVEKERTEDIVPGGAILEMATGIENVPQISWNYAEFSVRYPSLSKEVCVGQYYLRLLLESGSGGRAQDFPLRDPDAFFRALYHRFLCDADTGLTVDGAVPDELGASDDWCDMGRLDGFGGGGGSSVRELCARAMAIVYEQHYKTVGPFSGTAHITVLLDRTDDRALRHRLLFLLKALMKDLANVEACVLVGGCVLAVDLLTVVHEASERTAIPLQSNLIAATAFMEPLKEWMYIDREGAQIGPVEKDAIRRLWSKKAIDWTTRCWASGMLDWKKLRDIRELRWALALRVPVLTPPQVGDAALSILHSMVSAHSDLDDAGEIVTPTPRVKRILSSPRCLPHIAQAILSGEPSIVEAAAALLKAIVTRNPKAMIRLYSTGAFYFALAYPGSNLLSIGQLFAVTHVHQAFHGGEEAAVSTSLPLAKRSVLGGLLPESLLYVLERSGPAAFAAAMVSDSDTPEIIWTHKMRAENLIRQVLQHLGDFPQKLSQHCHVLYDYAPMPPVTYPELRDEMWCHRYYLRNLCDEIRFPNWPIVEHVEFLQSLLVMWREELTRKPMDLSEEAACKILEISLEDVSGDDVNKKHSSEVSDETSSLSKQIENIDEEKLKRQYRKLAMKYHPDKNPEGREKFLAIQKAYERLQATMQGLQGPQPWRLLLLLKGQCILYRRYGDILEPFKYAGYPMLLSAVTVDKDDNNFLSSDRAPLLVAASELVWLTCASSSLNGEELVRDGGVQLLATLLSRCMYVVQPSTPGNEPSAIIVTNIMRTFSVLSQFEAARSEILEFSGLVPDIVHCTEFELVPGAVDAALQTIANVSVSSELQDALLRAGVLWYLLPLLLQYDATAEEPDATESHGVGASVQIAKNMHAIRAAQALSRLSGLCGDESSTPYNWSAANALRVLLTPKLSSMLRDQLPKDLLSKLNANLESPEIIWNSSTRGELLKFVDQQRAAQGPDGSYDIRDSHDFAYKALSKELFIGNVYLRVYNDQPEFEISEPEAFCVALVDFISYVVHNHPFEDADQYVDGISSPAQNYEDAVDGFVSEQPVLDNSSTISEEQVVGKEEAELVRSLRSALISLQNLLTNNPNLASIFSNKDKLLPLFECFSVPETSNSNIPQLCLGVLSLLTAHAPCLQAMVADGSSLLVLLQMLHSSPSCREGALHVLYALASTPELAWAAAKHGGVVYILELLLPLKEEIPLQQRAMAASLLGKLVGQPMHGPRVAITLARFLPDGLVSVIRDGPGEAVVVALEQTTETPELVWTPAMAASLSAQISTMASELYREQVKGRVVDWDVPEQASGQQEMRDEPQVGGIYVRLFLKDPKFPLRNPKRFLEGLLDQYLSSIAATHYDTQAVDPELPLLLSAALVSLLRVHPALADHVGYLGYVPKLVAAVAFEGRRETMSSGDANIGKNADKTYDPDNGSTEHTQTPQERVRLSCLRVLHQLAASTTCAEAMAATSVGTPQVVPLLMKAIGWQGGSILALETLKRVVVAGNRARDALVAQGLKVGLVEVLLGLLDWRAGGRNGFCSQMNWNESEASIGRVLAIEVLHAFATEGAHCTKVREILNNSDVWSAYKDQRHDLFLPSNAQSAAAGIAGLIENSSSSRLTYALTAPPLQSSTSRPPPSSTSDFHGKQELS